A window of Lagenorhynchus albirostris chromosome 11, mLagAlb1.1, whole genome shotgun sequence contains these coding sequences:
- the APOL3 gene encoding LOW QUALITY PROTEIN: apolipoprotein L3 (The sequence of the model RefSeq protein was modified relative to this genomic sequence to represent the inferred CDS: inserted 2 bases in 1 codon; substituted 1 base at 1 genomic stop codon), with product MVIRREDPDALHQYLSELKTDLAVEYQVTLRKDQLDRKRFLNRFPLVKXELEELIGKLHAFADKVDKVHRDCTISNIVAISTGAVSGVLTILGLALAPMTAEASLALSATGLGLGAAAAVTSVSTSIVEHVSTLSAKTEVSRLMSTGXFLEALKISPRTVSTTKKFTEAVQRIEMNIRAMETVKSNPGLAADANVFISSGIISVQSSQQEEVTFKGRALAMTKGARIVGAGTAGLSLLMEVAFLVKEAKHLHEGAKTESAERLRQQARELEKKLEVLTGIYERLQ from the exons ATGGTCATCCGTAG GGAAGACCCAGACGCACTGCATCAATATCTGAGTGAGCTAAAAACAGACTTGGCCGTGGAGTACCAAGTCACGCTCCGAAAAGACCAGCTGGACAGGAAGAGGTTTTTGAACAGGTTTCCTCTGGTAAAATGAGAGCTAGAGGAGCTCATAGGAAAGCTCCACGCGTTCGCAGACAAGGTTGACAAGGTCCACAGGGACTGCACCATCTCCAACATTGTGGCCATCTCCACTGGCGCTGTGTCTGGTGTCCTGACCATACTTGGCCTGGCTTTGGCACCCATGACAGCGGAGGCGAGTCTGGCACTCTCGGCCACTGGGTTAGGGCTGGGAGCAGCGGCTGCTGTGACCAGTGTGTCCACCAGCATTGTGGAACACGTCAGCACGTTGTCAGCAAAAACCGAAGTTAGTCGCCTGATGTCAACTGG GTTCCTGGAGGCACTTAAGATCAGCCCCCGAACTGTTAGCACAACAAAGAAATTCACAGAAGCTGTGCAACGCATTGAAATGAATATCCGTGCCATGGAGACGGTCAAAAGCAACCCTGGCTTAGCAGCCGATGCAAACGTCTTCATCAGCAGTGGAATAATCTCAGTCCAAAGCAGCCAGCAGGAAGAGGTTACTTTCAAAGGCAGGGCTCTGGCAATGACCAAAGGAGCCCGGATTGTGGGTGCGGGCACTGCAGGTCTCTCCCTTCTGATGGAAGTGGCCTTCCTGGTGAAAGAGGCAAAGCACTTGCATGAGGGGGCAAAGACAGAGTCGGCTGAAAGGCTGAGGCAGCAGGCCCGGGAGCTGGAGAAGAAGTTGGAGGTGCTCACCGGCATCTATGAGCGTCTGCAGTAG